A region of uncultured Desulfobacter sp. DNA encodes the following proteins:
- a CDS encoding AbrB/MazE/SpoVT family DNA-binding domain-containing protein, translating into MTELVIKKWGNSLAARIPKVIADMIQLEKDQTVIIEAKDGRIIITPVQKKKDYSLDELLSQCDSRAVDLDAEDKAWLNDKPVGKEW; encoded by the coding sequence ATGACAGAGCTGGTTATTAAAAAGTGGGGCAATAGCCTGGCCGCCAGGATACCAAAAGTAATCGCTGATATGATTCAGCTTGAAAAGGATCAGACCGTAATCATTGAGGCTAAAGACGGCAGAATCATTATTACCCCGGTTCAGAAGAAAAAAGATTATTCTCTTGACGAGCTTTTAAGCCAATGTGATTCCAGGGCGGTTGATTTGGATGCCGAGGATAAGGCATGGTTGAACGACAAGCCTGTAGGAAAGGAATGGTAA